A window of the Isosphaera pallida ATCC 43644 genome harbors these coding sequences:
- the holB gene encoding DNA polymerase III subunit delta', whose translation MPWGSIRGHDQVVETLRAVMHSGRVPHALIFAGPEGIGKNAFATRLAQALLCTRSPEHRLEPCGQCPSCLQVQAGSHPDLLRVAKPEDRSELPIQAMRELCRDLGLKPMSGHRRIAIIEDAQTMSDEAANAFLKTLEEPPPGAVLILLTTSTELMLDTILSRCRVIRFEPLNESDLADVLIDKGLAASPQEARRLAHWGDGSVERALGLADPSFLKARRELLDALAHPNGFDPSALARDLHEFIQEAGKEATLRRRRAALLLDELARFFRGVLWCNAGLVPPTPDPDDHAAIERLGTRLEPEIVFLLAERCLEAHYQLERMAYLPALWDALACDFDRLLHASASKSVQ comes from the coding sequence ATGCCCTGGGGTTCGATCCGAGGCCATGACCAGGTGGTGGAGACCCTTCGCGCCGTTATGCATAGCGGACGGGTCCCACACGCCTTGATCTTCGCCGGTCCCGAAGGGATCGGCAAAAACGCCTTTGCGACCCGGCTAGCCCAGGCTCTGCTTTGCACCCGGTCGCCCGAGCATCGGCTGGAACCGTGTGGACAATGCCCCTCCTGCCTGCAAGTCCAAGCCGGTTCGCATCCTGACCTGTTGCGCGTGGCCAAGCCCGAGGACCGCTCCGAGTTGCCGATTCAGGCGATGCGCGAGCTTTGCCGCGACTTGGGACTCAAACCGATGAGCGGTCATCGACGCATCGCCATCATCGAGGATGCTCAGACCATGAGTGACGAAGCGGCCAACGCCTTCCTCAAAACCCTTGAGGAACCGCCCCCGGGCGCGGTGTTGATTCTGCTGACGACCTCCACCGAGTTGATGCTCGACACCATCCTGTCGCGCTGTCGCGTCATTCGATTTGAACCGTTGAACGAGTCCGATCTCGCCGACGTCTTGATCGACAAAGGGTTGGCCGCCTCTCCTCAAGAGGCTCGCCGGTTGGCCCACTGGGGCGACGGCAGCGTGGAACGCGCTCTGGGGCTGGCGGATCCCTCCTTCCTCAAAGCCCGTCGGGAGCTTCTCGACGCCTTGGCCCACCCCAACGGCTTCGACCCCTCAGCCCTGGCCCGCGATCTCCACGAATTCATCCAAGAGGCCGGCAAGGAGGCCACGCTCCGTCGTCGTCGCGCAGCGCTTCTCTTGGACGAACTGGCGCGATTCTTCCGCGGCGTCCTCTGGTGCAACGCCGGACTCGTTCCACCCACCCCCGACCCCGACGACCACGCGGCCATCGAGCGGCTGGGAACCCGCCTGGAACCCGAGATCGTCTTCCTGTTGGCCGAACGCTGCCTGGAAGCGCATTACCAACTGGAACGCATGGCCTACCTCCCAGCGCTTTGGGACGCGCTGGCCTGCGACTTCGATCGGCTTCTTCACGCCTCCGCTTCCAAATCGGTCCAATAA
- a CDS encoding ATP-binding protein, translated as MEWSTDPFWSANLGLQSGLKRPLTWDGRVVGMFELFARRPLSPGEVAWIEAVEPLLSEAIDRHLVTASMRRSLDLLRSMRQAQGHYILSKDHRKVFDGMLNAALELTASEYGFLSRVLTNDAGQPYMKTFSITNITWDESSRRFYEQNFAEGLEFHNLDTLFGQVMVTKAPVISNHPARDPRAGGIPAGHPPLRSFLGLPIMMGDHMVGLLGLANRPGGYDEALVAFLQPFLQTCAGIIEAHRVEQLQRETEEELRRAKQAAEEANQAKSRFLANISHEIRTPIAALCGYSEMVLEPQMEEPERRQTLLAIRRNSRHLLELVDDILDFSKIEAGEMTIEHCPVSPRWILEDLLTTMGGRARSKGIAIHHRIVEPIPDTITTDPTRLRQILLNFLSNAIKFTDRDKRIDLILQVEPVPASGTLHSAANRLVFTVEDQGPGIAPENLSRLFQPFWQVDGSITRRYGGTGLGLSISQRLAELLGGVIEVESEVGRGSRFRFALPLQSGVVPCVAPTVVSTGQTSSLVSSTTSSSEEDTQSSHSEFQPRLWAARYPWSSRRVLVVEDSPDIRNLIRWVFKTLGLPADFAENGRVGIECALSQSYDLILMDLSMPELDGYSTLEELRRLGFTTLPVVALTAHAFAEDREKCLAAGFSAHLTKPIGFKPLVETLVRLLNLEELATPSAGSSSTATNSAASG; from the coding sequence TTGGAGTGGTCCACCGATCCCTTCTGGTCCGCGAATCTTGGACTCCAAAGTGGTCTCAAACGGCCTCTGACCTGGGACGGTCGGGTGGTGGGGATGTTCGAACTCTTCGCCCGCCGTCCCTTGAGTCCCGGCGAGGTGGCCTGGATCGAGGCGGTCGAGCCGTTGCTGTCAGAAGCGATCGACCGTCACCTGGTGACTGCCTCGATGCGGCGATCGCTTGACCTGCTCCGTTCGATGAGACAGGCCCAAGGTCACTACATCCTCAGCAAAGACCACCGTAAAGTCTTCGACGGGATGCTCAACGCTGCCCTGGAACTGACCGCCAGCGAGTACGGCTTTCTAAGTAGGGTGCTGACCAACGACGCGGGCCAGCCCTACATGAAGACCTTCAGCATTACCAATATCACCTGGGACGAGTCATCCCGTCGGTTCTATGAGCAAAATTTCGCCGAAGGGTTGGAGTTTCACAATCTCGACACCCTCTTCGGTCAGGTGATGGTCACTAAGGCCCCGGTGATTTCAAATCATCCCGCGCGTGATCCCCGCGCCGGCGGTATTCCCGCGGGTCATCCACCCCTGCGGTCGTTTCTCGGCTTGCCGATCATGATGGGCGATCACATGGTGGGGCTTTTGGGTTTGGCCAATCGCCCTGGAGGCTACGACGAAGCGTTGGTCGCGTTTCTCCAACCCTTTCTCCAAACATGCGCTGGCATCATTGAAGCGCATCGGGTCGAACAGCTCCAACGTGAGACCGAAGAGGAGCTACGGCGGGCCAAACAGGCCGCCGAGGAGGCCAATCAGGCCAAGAGCCGGTTCCTGGCCAACATCAGTCATGAGATTCGAACGCCGATCGCGGCCCTGTGCGGTTATTCCGAAATGGTTCTGGAACCTCAAATGGAGGAGCCGGAACGCCGCCAAACCTTGTTGGCCATCCGCCGCAACAGCCGCCACCTGCTGGAACTGGTGGACGACATCCTTGACTTCTCGAAGATCGAAGCCGGGGAGATGACGATCGAACATTGCCCGGTGAGTCCCCGATGGATCCTGGAAGATCTTCTTACCACAATGGGCGGCCGCGCCCGTTCCAAGGGGATTGCGATTCATCATCGCATCGTCGAGCCGATCCCCGACACCATCACGACCGACCCTACCCGTCTGCGGCAAATCCTGCTCAACTTCCTATCCAACGCCATCAAGTTCACCGACCGGGACAAGCGGATCGACCTGATTTTGCAGGTTGAACCCGTCCCGGCGAGCGGCACCCTCCACTCCGCCGCCAACCGTCTGGTTTTCACGGTCGAAGACCAAGGCCCCGGCATCGCCCCCGAAAACCTGAGCCGGCTGTTCCAACCTTTCTGGCAGGTTGACGGATCGATTACTCGACGCTACGGCGGTACCGGTCTTGGTTTGAGCATCTCCCAACGTCTCGCTGAGTTATTGGGGGGCGTCATCGAGGTCGAGTCGGAGGTAGGTCGAGGCAGTCGGTTCCGCTTCGCCTTGCCGCTTCAAAGCGGGGTTGTCCCTTGCGTTGCTCCCACCGTCGTTTCGACGGGCCAGACAAGCTCTCTCGTTTCGTCAACGACCTCATCCAGCGAGGAGGACACCCAGTCCAGTCATTCCGAGTTCCAGCCTCGGCTTTGGGCAGCGCGCTACCCCTGGAGCAGTCGTCGTGTGCTCGTCGTCGAGGACAGTCCAGACATTCGCAATCTGATCCGCTGGGTGTTCAAGACGTTGGGCTTGCCCGCCGACTTCGCCGAGAACGGCCGCGTTGGCATCGAATGCGCTTTGAGTCAATCCTATGATCTCATTTTGATGGATCTCTCTATGCCCGAGCTGGATGGTTACTCTACTTTGGAGGAACTGCGGCGGTTGGGCTTCACCACTCTTCCGGTCGTCGCGTTGACCGCTCATGCGTTTGCCGAGGATCGCGAGAAATGCCTGGCCGCGGGCTTCAGCGCCCATTTGACCAAGCCGATCGGGTTTAAGCCGTTGGTCGAAACGTTGGTGAGGTTGCTCAACCTGGAGGAACTCGCCACTCCTTCGGCTGGGTCGAGTTCGACGGCAACCAACTCCGCCGCCTCCGGCTGA
- a CDS encoding phosphoribosylaminoimidazolesuccinocarboxamide synthase has product MTWNHDPQPGAWVPRRGKVRDIYDLGDRIVLVASDRISAFDWVLPTEIPDKGRVLTGLSAFWFERLGVAHHLISTEVDQIGLELPEEVLEYLMGRVMVVKPARVVPFECVVRGYLAGSAWKEYLETQRVCGVPLRPGLLECAKLDEPIFTPATKAEVGHDQNVPFLVMANAIGSELALKLRTESLRLYRQAAEYALTRGLILADTKFEWGMNRETGELMLIDEVLTPDSSRYWAADRYHPGHPQPSFDKQYVRDWLLATNWDRESPPPELPDEVVRRTRDKYIQAYEQLTGRVFPWT; this is encoded by the coding sequence TTGACTTGGAACCACGACCCGCAGCCGGGAGCTTGGGTTCCCCGCCGCGGCAAAGTCCGCGACATTTATGATTTGGGCGACCGGATCGTGCTGGTCGCCTCCGATCGCATCAGCGCGTTTGACTGGGTCTTGCCCACCGAGATTCCCGACAAGGGACGGGTTTTGACCGGTCTGAGCGCGTTTTGGTTCGAGCGACTTGGGGTTGCCCACCACCTGATCTCCACCGAGGTAGACCAAATCGGCCTGGAGTTGCCTGAAGAGGTTCTGGAATACCTGATGGGGCGGGTCATGGTCGTCAAGCCGGCGCGGGTGGTGCCCTTCGAGTGTGTGGTGCGGGGCTACCTAGCGGGTTCGGCCTGGAAGGAATACCTGGAAACCCAACGGGTATGCGGTGTGCCGTTGCGTCCAGGTCTGCTGGAATGCGCCAAATTAGATGAACCGATCTTCACCCCCGCCACTAAAGCCGAGGTCGGTCACGACCAGAACGTGCCGTTCCTGGTCATGGCCAACGCGATCGGTTCGGAGTTGGCGCTCAAGCTGCGAACCGAAAGCCTACGCCTTTATCGCCAGGCTGCCGAATATGCTCTGACACGTGGTTTGATTTTGGCCGACACCAAATTCGAGTGGGGCATGAACCGTGAAACAGGCGAACTCATGCTGATTGACGAGGTGCTGACTCCTGATAGCTCGCGCTACTGGGCCGCGGATCGTTATCACCCCGGCCATCCCCAACCCTCCTTTGATAAGCAATACGTCCGCGACTGGCTGCTGGCCACCAACTGGGACCGTGAAAGCCCTCCCCCCGAACTACCTGACGAGGTCGTGCGACGGACCCGCGACAAGTACATTCAGGCTTACGAACAGCTCACCGGGCGTGTCTTTCCCTGGACCTGA
- the aroC gene encoding chorismate synthase, which yields MLRYFTAGESHGPSLTAILEGFPAGVRLDVELINYELKRRQGGYGRGKRQTLETDLIHLESGLYHGQTTGAPIALRLINNDAKLERLKEPIAPRGGHVDLAGAISRQTGIRQVLERSSARETAARVAVGAVCRCLLNAVGIDVFGYVRELGGIEAPPIAWDRAIRDASPVYTLNPEIDPSIVAAIDKARQAGDTLGGVLETIVTGCPIGLGSHAQHDRKLDARLAAAVMSIQAIKGVEIGLGFEAARRPGSQVMDPIEYQHDHDPNDRRFGFRRPTNHAGGIEGGLSNGEPILIRAAKKPISTMAKRGPSVNLADKSPHPATYERSDVCAVPAASVIVENVVAFEIASALCERYVATSLEALHASMQVIHDLSRRHLETYWRDHAPAPASNTPTLS from the coding sequence ATGCTACGTTACTTTACCGCGGGTGAATCGCACGGACCGTCGTTGACGGCCATTCTGGAAGGGTTCCCCGCCGGAGTTCGTCTTGACGTCGAACTCATCAACTACGAACTCAAGCGTCGTCAAGGCGGTTATGGTCGGGGGAAACGTCAGACGTTGGAGACCGACCTCATCCACCTGGAGTCTGGGCTTTATCACGGCCAAACCACGGGTGCCCCGATCGCGTTGCGTCTGATCAACAACGACGCCAAGTTAGAACGACTCAAGGAGCCGATCGCGCCACGCGGTGGCCACGTTGATCTCGCGGGAGCAATCAGTCGTCAAACCGGCATCCGTCAGGTTCTCGAACGCTCTAGCGCCCGCGAGACCGCCGCGCGGGTGGCGGTGGGGGCGGTGTGCCGCTGCCTGCTCAACGCGGTGGGCATCGACGTATTCGGCTATGTTCGGGAACTCGGCGGCATTGAGGCCCCGCCGATCGCTTGGGATCGGGCGATCCGCGACGCCTCCCCCGTCTACACCCTCAACCCTGAGATCGACCCGTCGATCGTGGCGGCGATCGACAAAGCGCGTCAGGCCGGCGACACCTTGGGCGGGGTTCTGGAAACGATCGTCACGGGTTGCCCAATCGGTTTGGGCAGCCACGCCCAGCACGACCGCAAACTCGACGCTCGCCTCGCCGCTGCGGTTATGAGCATCCAAGCGATCAAGGGAGTGGAAATCGGTCTGGGGTTCGAGGCCGCTCGACGCCCCGGCTCCCAAGTCATGGACCCGATCGAATACCAACACGACCACGATCCCAACGATCGCCGCTTCGGTTTCCGACGCCCTACCAACCACGCCGGTGGCATCGAAGGGGGACTCAGCAACGGCGAACCAATTCTCATCCGCGCTGCCAAGAAACCAATCAGCACGATGGCCAAACGCGGACCCTCGGTCAACCTCGCCGACAAGTCTCCCCACCCGGCCACTTACGAGCGCTCTGACGTCTGCGCGGTCCCAGCGGCCAGTGTCATCGTTGAGAACGTGGTCGCCTTCGAGATCGCCTCGGCGCTGTGCGAACGGTACGTCGCTACCAGCCTGGAGGCACTCCACGCCTCGATGCAGGTCATTCACGACCTGTCACGTCGGCATCTCGAAACCTACTGGCGAGATCATGCTCCCGCTCCCGCCTCAAACACACCCACGCTTTCATGA
- a CDS encoding NAD-dependent epimerase/dehydratase family protein translates to MATQAIWSGRRVTVTGGSGFLGGHLVKRLHTLGAKVFVPRSASYNLVRLEDCLRCLLEHPCDLLIHAAAFYGGIGINQTHPGSIYYTNLVMGANIMEAARLAKVSKVVNIGTACSYPGYLEGELKEEDLWAGPCHASVVNYGLTKKMLAVQGLAYRKQYGLDSIHLILTNLYGPGDSYNPERSHVVAALIRKFVEAEMHKADSVEVWGTGQPIREFIEVGDCAEGILLAAERYDDPELPLNIGTGVGTSIRQLTELIHELSGFKGRVVWNADKPDGAAKKVLDITRMTHVLDGWTPPTSLREGLARTIAWYRAHKAQADAKW, encoded by the coding sequence ATGGCGACACAAGCCATTTGGTCGGGACGCCGCGTGACCGTCACCGGAGGGTCCGGCTTTCTGGGCGGCCACTTGGTCAAACGTCTGCATACCCTGGGGGCCAAGGTGTTCGTGCCCCGAAGCGCCTCTTACAATTTGGTCCGCCTGGAGGACTGTCTGCGCTGTTTGCTGGAGCATCCTTGCGACCTTTTGATCCACGCCGCGGCCTTCTACGGCGGGATCGGTATCAACCAGACCCATCCCGGCTCGATCTATTACACCAACCTGGTGATGGGAGCCAATATCATGGAGGCGGCCCGCCTGGCCAAGGTCTCCAAGGTGGTCAACATTGGTACGGCCTGCTCCTATCCCGGCTACCTGGAGGGGGAACTCAAGGAGGAAGATCTCTGGGCCGGCCCCTGCCACGCCTCGGTGGTCAACTACGGTCTGACCAAAAAAATGCTGGCGGTTCAAGGATTGGCCTACCGCAAACAATACGGCCTGGATTCGATCCACTTGATTCTGACCAACTTGTATGGACCCGGCGACTCTTACAACCCTGAACGTTCGCACGTCGTCGCCGCGCTCATTCGCAAGTTCGTCGAGGCCGAAATGCACAAGGCCGACTCGGTCGAGGTCTGGGGCACCGGTCAACCAATCCGCGAGTTCATCGAAGTCGGCGACTGCGCCGAGGGTATCCTGCTGGCGGCCGAACGCTACGACGACCCAGAGCTTCCTCTCAACATCGGTACTGGCGTTGGTACGTCGATTCGTCAACTAACCGAACTGATCCATGAACTCTCTGGCTTCAAGGGACGAGTGGTCTGGAACGCCGACAAGCCCGACGGCGCGGCCAAGAAGGTGCTGGACATTACCCGGATGACCCATGTGTTGGATGGCTGGACGCCTCCCACCTCGCTACGCGAGGGTCTGGCCCGCACCATCGCCTGGTATCGCGCCCATAAGGCCCAAGCCGACGCCAAGTGGTGA
- a CDS encoding NAD-dependent epimerase/dehydratase family protein, whose product MRILVTGGAGYVGSTLVPMLLEQGHKVRVLDLLKFGGHGLLPCCQHRGFELIRGDIGDDATVKTAIQGVDAIIHLAAVVGYPACKKEPQVALATNVEGTRTLLRHRVKSQAFLYASTGSIYGTVPDYICREDTPKTPITLYGETKAAAEDMVMEAGNSIAYRFATAFGVSNRMRLDLMPNDFTYQAVRNRSLIVYEAGFKRTFVHVRDMARSFIFALERWDAVKDDVYNVGHESMNFTKEQVARKVMEHVDYYLHFAEVGKDADQRNYEVSYEKIRAKGFETTIDLDTGVAELVRAARLIEFQNPFANV is encoded by the coding sequence ATGCGCATCCTCGTCACCGGGGGGGCGGGCTACGTTGGCTCGACCCTGGTTCCGATGCTCTTGGAACAAGGCCACAAGGTCCGGGTGCTGGACCTCCTCAAGTTTGGCGGCCACGGTCTGCTGCCCTGCTGTCAACATCGCGGCTTCGAGCTGATTCGGGGGGACATCGGCGACGACGCCACCGTCAAGACGGCGATCCAGGGGGTGGACGCGATCATCCACTTGGCCGCGGTGGTCGGCTACCCGGCGTGCAAGAAGGAACCCCAGGTCGCTCTCGCCACCAACGTTGAAGGAACCCGCACCCTGTTGCGTCATCGCGTCAAATCGCAAGCCTTCCTCTACGCTTCAACCGGCTCGATCTATGGCACCGTGCCCGACTACATCTGTCGGGAGGACACGCCCAAAACCCCCATCACCCTCTACGGTGAGACTAAAGCCGCCGCCGAGGACATGGTGATGGAGGCCGGCAACAGCATCGCTTACCGCTTTGCCACCGCCTTCGGCGTTTCCAACCGCATGAGGCTGGACCTCATGCCCAACGACTTCACCTATCAAGCGGTCCGCAACCGCAGCCTCATCGTTTACGAGGCAGGGTTCAAACGCACCTTCGTGCATGTCCGCGACATGGCCCGATCCTTCATCTTCGCGCTGGAGCGATGGGACGCGGTCAAGGACGACGTGTACAACGTTGGTCACGAGTCAATGAACTTCACCAAGGAGCAGGTCGCCCGCAAGGTGATGGAACACGTCGATTACTATCTGCACTTCGCCGAGGTGGGCAAGGACGCCGATCAGCGCAACTACGAAGTCTCTTACGAGAAGATTCGGGCCAAGGGGTTTGAAACCACGATCGACCTGGACACTGGGGTGGCGGAGTTGGTCCGCGCTGCTCGTTTGATCGAGTTTCAAAATCCGTTCGCCAATGTCTGA
- a CDS encoding BatD family protein, which yields MSDLHQRGFQPTPSRLRWNPSQPYVGQAVRVQLAEPISSEKPRGDQNAAETWEWDVGFSPDWRRVEFDRFDGSSPGDIVDRPAVWIVPTRPGRMRVGPLRLRSTRGERLALGWLDWQVLPLPTQGRPPSFNGGVGSLEKVEVTLEPNPVRPDEPMSFRLVIHGTAALSATQPPDLSRWNQLGIEVEPLEAFQPAADRLEWRATARTSRMGSLRLPPLVVSVFDPAWQRYVTRSSQTLELQVIVPRFDPNRSFASFAGPKRDGPLVLDPTRSASRPSPDGIKPSLIWGLVVGTAGLVLIGLLWRSLRIRSPRQRASRALRLWRERLGQLNSPNQASPTSASLESSTLAEELTKELDRILGIDAAGHPHPATRDLRTRWQQAADALGFDQLAWNQLQALADQLDQVRFGPTPTRPSPSQIIAQALEVFAILSGRSNGTDARRSACQFHCLN from the coding sequence ATGTCTGACTTACACCAACGCGGTTTCCAACCGACCCCGTCGCGCTTGCGTTGGAACCCCTCCCAACCCTACGTGGGCCAAGCGGTGCGTGTCCAACTCGCCGAACCGATTTCGTCCGAGAAACCAAGAGGGGATCAGAACGCGGCTGAAACCTGGGAGTGGGACGTCGGGTTCTCCCCCGATTGGCGAAGGGTTGAGTTTGACCGATTCGACGGATCATCACCGGGCGACATCGTGGACCGACCGGCGGTCTGGATTGTGCCGACGCGCCCAGGACGAATGCGGGTTGGCCCGTTGCGTCTGCGTTCAACGCGGGGCGAGCGTCTGGCTCTGGGTTGGCTTGATTGGCAGGTGCTCCCCTTGCCCACTCAGGGCCGTCCTCCCAGCTTCAACGGCGGAGTCGGAAGCCTGGAGAAGGTCGAAGTCACCCTGGAACCTAACCCGGTTCGTCCCGATGAACCGATGTCGTTCCGTCTGGTGATTCATGGAACGGCGGCCTTGAGCGCGACTCAGCCACCCGACCTGTCGCGTTGGAACCAACTGGGGATCGAGGTGGAACCACTCGAAGCGTTCCAACCCGCCGCCGACCGTCTGGAGTGGCGGGCAACGGCTCGAACCTCGCGGATGGGATCGCTGCGGTTGCCGCCGCTGGTGGTCTCGGTCTTCGATCCCGCCTGGCAACGCTACGTGACGCGCTCCAGTCAGACCCTCGAACTTCAGGTGATCGTACCGCGTTTTGATCCAAATCGTTCGTTCGCGTCGTTCGCCGGTCCCAAGCGTGATGGTCCCCTGGTTCTCGACCCAACCCGGTCCGCGTCCCGACCGAGTCCAGATGGAATCAAACCTTCGCTGATCTGGGGACTCGTGGTTGGAACCGCCGGACTTGTTTTGATCGGTTTGCTTTGGCGGTCGCTGCGGATTCGCTCTCCACGACAACGCGCCTCCAGGGCGTTGCGCCTCTGGAGAGAACGACTCGGTCAGTTGAACTCGCCAAACCAAGCTTCCCCAACGTCGGCGTCGCTCGAATCATCCACGCTGGCCGAGGAATTGACCAAGGAGCTAGATCGGATTCTCGGCATCGACGCGGCGGGCCATCCTCACCCCGCGACACGCGACCTTCGGACTCGTTGGCAACAGGCCGCGGACGCTTTAGGCTTTGACCAATTGGCGTGGAACCAACTCCAGGCGTTGGCCGACCAACTCGACCAGGTCCGTTTTGGTCCAACGCCAACACGTCCGTCACCCTCTCAAATCATCGCCCAGGCCCTTGAGGTGTTTGCGATCCTGAGTGGACGATCGAATGGAACAGACGCGCGACGCTCGGCATGTCAATTTCATTGTCTAAACTGA
- a CDS encoding c-type cytochrome, which produces MVLRRRSRDKGSLAAVMVVLLGIGGVGLTLGGDHPWNDAVRAMPPDPSGNTAKPDDAVSSFGPTPPGWVDQGPAARPYDPDAAARGRAALVGRSFLSPVWSESAYKRVVELWNDRLDSEPSPPDPERDPQAYAQAFQHRYGLHPAPFPNDGLPMGIRKAVSHRTGKTGLMIDCMICHGGSLNGQGYVGLGNTQLDLTGFFTEFHAIEGRGKLIFPFTLNTVRGAVNAGQIAAFLIALRNPDLSLRLFPLPLKADLPEMDVPAWWLLKKKKTMYCDGRTDAESVRTNMQFLMGELRPEQFRELEPVFADIRQFFLSLKPPAYPFPIDRDLAERGRVLFEGRCSKCHGTYGPHPTYPNVVVELERIGTDPVRAQGLSRGLVAHYNSTWFGEHHPGDLDMIGYQAPPLDGIWATAPYFHNGAVPTLYDVLNSPTRPTLYRRPPSTDFLYYDQTKVGWKVEPISRDELQAETNPRRARFVFDSTRKGLSVGGHTFGDSLTEEQRAAIIEYLKTL; this is translated from the coding sequence ATGGTTCTGCGCCGACGTAGCCGCGACAAGGGGTCGCTCGCGGCGGTGATGGTGGTCTTGCTTGGAATCGGTGGGGTGGGTCTGACGTTGGGAGGGGATCATCCCTGGAACGACGCGGTTCGGGCGATGCCTCCCGACCCATCTGGGAACACCGCCAAACCTGACGACGCGGTGTCGAGCTTCGGGCCAACTCCGCCGGGTTGGGTGGATCAAGGACCGGCCGCGCGACCTTACGACCCGGACGCCGCCGCCCGGGGACGAGCCGCCCTCGTTGGACGCTCGTTCCTCTCTCCTGTCTGGAGCGAATCCGCTTACAAACGGGTCGTCGAACTCTGGAACGACCGGCTCGACTCCGAACCCTCCCCTCCCGACCCGGAACGCGATCCTCAAGCCTACGCTCAGGCGTTTCAACACCGCTACGGCCTCCATCCCGCTCCGTTCCCCAACGACGGTTTGCCGATGGGGATCCGCAAAGCCGTCTCGCACCGAACTGGAAAAACCGGCTTGATGATTGATTGCATGATCTGTCACGGCGGGTCGCTCAATGGACAAGGTTACGTGGGGCTGGGCAATACCCAACTCGATTTGACCGGATTTTTCACCGAGTTCCACGCGATTGAAGGCCGCGGCAAACTGATTTTCCCCTTCACGCTCAACACGGTGCGAGGCGCGGTCAACGCTGGTCAAATCGCCGCCTTCTTAATCGCGTTGCGCAACCCCGACCTTTCCCTCCGGCTTTTCCCGCTACCTCTGAAGGCCGACCTTCCCGAAATGGACGTTCCCGCTTGGTGGCTGCTCAAAAAGAAGAAAACCATGTACTGCGACGGTCGAACCGACGCCGAATCGGTTCGCACCAACATGCAGTTCCTCATGGGTGAGCTTAGGCCAGAGCAGTTCCGGGAATTGGAACCGGTCTTCGCCGACATCCGCCAGTTTTTCCTGAGCCTCAAACCGCCCGCCTACCCCTTCCCCATCGACCGCGATCTCGCCGAACGGGGTCGAGTCCTATTCGAGGGCCGTTGCTCCAAGTGCCACGGAACTTACGGACCCCACCCGACCTATCCCAACGTGGTGGTCGAACTCGAGCGCATCGGGACCGACCCTGTCCGCGCTCAGGGGCTGTCGCGCGGTCTGGTGGCCCACTACAATTCCACTTGGTTTGGCGAACACCACCCCGGCGATCTCGACATGATCGGTTACCAAGCCCCACCACTGGACGGAATCTGGGCCACCGCCCCCTACTTCCACAACGGCGCGGTGCCAACCTTGTACGACGTGCTAAACTCGCCGACCCGCCCGACGTTGTATCGCCGTCCCCCTTCGACCGATTTCCTCTATTACGACCAAACCAAGGTCGGCTGGAAGGTCGAACCCATCAGCCGCGACGAACTTCAGGCCGAAACTAACCCCCGCCGCGCGCGGTTCGTATTCGATTCCACCCGTAAAGGGTTGAGCGTTGGAGGACACACCTTCGGCGACTCGCTTACCGAGGAGCAACGGGCTGCCATCATCGAATATCTCAAGACCCTGTGA
- the tmk gene encoding dTMP kinase: MNGALGGSVGCAGRFIVLEGPDGSGKSTQASLLAQWLRDAGVPLTTCRDPGGTRLGDRLRSILLDRHDCAIDMTTELLLYMAGRAQLVRERIRPALDQGHWVLSDRFLMSNWVYQCFAGGVDDRVFHQVAEVAVGSTLPDLTLVLDLELETALARTGGARDRIEDRSWEYRQRVRQGFLEASKRRIAVKPEGEVRVLDASPCPDILLTRLQHEVRHALGFDPRP; this comes from the coding sequence ATGAATGGCGCGCTCGGCGGCTCGGTCGGCTGTGCTGGCCGGTTCATCGTGTTAGAGGGACCCGACGGCTCAGGCAAATCAACCCAGGCGTCGTTGTTGGCCCAATGGCTGCGCGACGCCGGCGTTCCACTGACCACCTGCCGGGATCCTGGAGGCACCAGGTTGGGGGACCGGCTACGTTCGATCCTACTCGACCGCCACGATTGCGCCATCGACATGACCACGGAATTGCTCCTCTACATGGCGGGACGCGCTCAGCTGGTGCGGGAACGGATTCGCCCCGCGCTGGATCAAGGCCATTGGGTGCTTTCGGATCGGTTCCTCATGTCCAACTGGGTTTACCAGTGTTTCGCCGGTGGAGTCGATGACCGCGTATTCCACCAGGTCGCCGAGGTCGCGGTTGGCTCCACGCTGCCCGACCTGACGTTGGTGCTCGACCTAGAGCTGGAAACCGCGTTGGCTCGCACGGGAGGAGCGCGGGATCGAATCGAGGACCGCTCGTGGGAATACCGCCAACGGGTTCGTCAGGGCTTTCTCGAAGCCTCCAAGCGACGAATCGCCGTCAAGCCCGAGGGGGAGGTCAGAGTTTTGGACGCCTCACCTTGCCCGGACATTCTGCTGACTCGTCTTCAACATGAGGTTCGCCATGCCCTGGGGTTCGATCCGAGGCCATGA